A genomic window from Silene latifolia isolate original U9 population chromosome Y, ASM4854445v1, whole genome shotgun sequence includes:
- the LOC141627557 gene encoding uncharacterized protein LOC141627557, whose translation MTEHEVLKEKVKKGEFVPSGKVDELTKALGTAEHYGRVRGVGGRVGHKQYIGRCKRTRDESTTVISPEFLEKLTKQITEQVRSEVYKDFEKMMGEKQTNGNVSYSVHNEKDAAEVEMNCNSGNVSDHISDPFDAIPEKGFECELTVQDTNDFTKVALGRVFKTTSQASVCHGKKIGA comes from the exons ATGACGGAGCAT GAAGTGTTGAAGGAAAAGGTCAAGAAAGGAGAATTTGTACCTAGCGGAAAAGTTGATGAATTGACAAAAGCGCTTGGAACTGCTGAGCATTATGGTCGTGTTAGAGGTGTTGGGGGTCGAGTCGGGCATAAGCAGTACATTGGCAGATGCAAACGAACTCGAGATGAGAGTACTACTGTCATTTCACCAGAGTTTTTAGAGAAGCTTACAAAGCAGATCACAGAACAAGTGAGGTCAGAGGTTTATAAAGACTTTGAAAAAATGATGGGGGAGAAACAGACAAATGGGAATGTTAGTTATTCCGTTCACAATGAGAAAGACGCAGCTGAGGTCGAGATGAATTGCAACAGTGGGAATGTTAGTGATCATATTTCTGATCCATTTGATGCCATACCTGAGAAG GGATTTGAATGTGAGCTAACTGTGCAAGATACTAATGACTTCACTAAGGTGGCACTTGGACGAGTATTCAAGACCACAAGTCAGGCATCAGTTTGTCATGGTAAAAAAATTGGAGCGTAA